Genomic DNA from Amycolatopsis alba DSM 44262:
CTCGCGGGTGAGTGGGATCGCCCGTACAGCAGGGAGATCGCGGTCTTCCCGGCCGGCTTCGGGGCGCCGAAGATCTGGCCTCCGGTGCGGCGGATCGACGGGGCCGCGGGGGACCGCAACCTCGTCTGCGCCTGCCCGCCACCGGAGGCCTTCGCCTGAGCCGTCAGCCGGGCATCTTGTCGAGAAAGCCCAGCACCTGCTTGATCCGGCCGTCCTCGACGGTGATGACGTCGAAGCCGATCGCCAGCGGCTCCTCCGCGCCCTCCGGGCCGAGATACCACTGGAACCGTGCGATGTCGTGATGCGCGTCGGGGGCCGCGGGCAGGCTGAACGTCAGGCCCGCGAACTGGGCCTGGGCGCCGGCGATGAA
This window encodes:
- a CDS encoding nuclear transport factor 2 family protein yields the protein MSDIQRVAEQYIAVWNETDADKRRRLIAEVFTEDAAYTDPLGAVTGHDGVDGFIAGAQAQFAGLTFSLPAAPDAHHDIARFQWYLGPEGAEEPLAIGFDVITVEDGRIKQVLGFLDKMPG